A genomic window from Aestuariirhabdus litorea includes:
- a CDS encoding methyl-accepting chemotaxis protein — protein sequence MTTTDSTLPLNDRRLYFLLLMQAPILLVSGFVGVGMLGFSLASAVAIALLTQIGYSLLKGTPLFGLLGAVLMMSTSALLIQSQLGMIEMHFHIFASMVVLLIYQRWQPILVALVTVAVHHLLFTYLQLEGASLAGMPLIVFANECNWGITFVHALFAGVEAAVLMLMATLMARESNTNRGIAEAIEKISAQADLSIRLPAAEQPAEVAFNRMMDQLAESFSEFHRIAERLSESSTTLNDLGDQARHSTQSQLSLSQRLSNSAQQVLDSMSGVVANSSESAERSSSVAHASLDDNQQVLKVMGDMRLLEEEIDRVASYLGELTQDVKAVTALLQAIRGISEQTNLLALNAAIEAARAGESGRGFAVVADEVRALAQRTSDSTDEIQTVLERLDSSVVKTVQAMESGKQQTTRNAAQVMAVSDRMASRAEEISQVSSWNRSAADATGEQEHTLQQMGEEIEENTSTVEVLNGRMQELIGQAQELAELAELYRTQAERFRV from the coding sequence ATGACTACGACCGATTCCACTTTGCCCCTGAATGACCGACGCCTCTATTTCCTGCTGCTGATGCAGGCCCCCATACTCCTGGTCAGTGGCTTTGTCGGGGTCGGCATGCTGGGGTTCAGCCTCGCCAGCGCAGTGGCGATCGCGCTGCTGACCCAGATCGGGTACAGCCTGCTCAAGGGGACCCCCCTGTTCGGGCTGCTTGGCGCCGTACTGATGATGAGCACCTCGGCGCTCCTGATTCAGAGCCAGCTGGGAATGATCGAGATGCACTTTCACATCTTTGCCTCGATGGTGGTGCTGCTGATCTACCAGCGCTGGCAGCCGATTCTGGTGGCTCTGGTGACTGTCGCGGTTCATCACTTGCTGTTTACCTACCTGCAGCTGGAGGGGGCCAGTCTGGCGGGTATGCCGCTGATCGTGTTTGCCAACGAGTGCAACTGGGGCATCACCTTTGTCCACGCTCTGTTTGCCGGTGTTGAAGCGGCGGTGCTGATGCTGATGGCGACCCTGATGGCGCGGGAGTCCAACACCAACCGGGGGATCGCCGAGGCGATCGAGAAGATCTCGGCGCAGGCCGACCTGTCGATACGACTGCCAGCGGCCGAACAGCCCGCTGAAGTGGCCTTTAACCGCATGATGGATCAGCTGGCGGAAAGTTTCTCGGAGTTTCACCGGATTGCCGAGCGCCTCAGTGAAAGCAGCACCACCCTCAACGACCTGGGCGACCAGGCTCGCCACTCCACCCAATCCCAGTTGTCGCTGTCACAGAGACTCTCCAACTCAGCCCAGCAGGTACTCGACAGTATGTCCGGCGTGGTGGCCAATAGCTCGGAGTCGGCGGAGCGCTCATCGTCGGTGGCCCATGCCAGCCTCGATGACAATCAGCAGGTGCTCAAGGTGATGGGGGATATGCGGTTATTGGAGGAGGAGATCGACCGGGTGGCCAGCTATCTCGGTGAGCTGACCCAGGATGTTAAAGCGGTAACGGCCCTGCTGCAGGCGATTCGAGGCATCTCGGAGCAGACCAATCTGCTGGCCCTCAATGCCGCCATTGAAGCCGCCCGTGCGGGAGAGTCAGGGCGCGGGTTTGCGGTGGTGGCTGACGAGGTGCGGGCGCTGGCCCAACGCACCAGCGATTCTACCGATGAGATTCAGACGGTCCTTGAACGTCTCGACAGCAGCGTGGTTAAAACGGTGCAGGCGATGGAAAGTGGCAAGCAGCAGACTACCCGCAATGCCGCTCAGGTCATGGCGGTTTCCGACCGTATGGCCTCTCGTGCCGAGGAGATCAGCCAGGTGTCGAGCTGGAACCGCTCTGCGGCCGATGCAACCGGTGAGCAGGAGCATACACTGCAGCAGATGGGGGAGGAGATCGAGGAAAATACCTCGACTGTGGAGGTGCTCAACGGCCGAATGCAGGAGCTGATCGGGCAGGCTCAGGAGTTGGCGGAGCTCGCCGAACTCTATCGCACCCAGGCGGAGCGGTTTAGGGTCTAG
- a CDS encoding SCO family protein, which translates to MVSTSSRPLFLFALLASLSLLLVLGLGWLVQWGQGSQGITTEASITPFRWQAVDGVAKRSDAEPHYTYLFLGLFSCSQVCPLRIGQMVALERSLEAEERLRQLPVRFLFVTLDPRGDTPSLRHQLIDSRSSRFHSARMEVAALSRLQHQLRDRPLGEAGEHGGALYLLDPQHRLRRIYSAPQLDPQRLLDELATVSHSNT; encoded by the coding sequence ATGGTTTCTACTTCATCCAGACCGCTTTTTCTGTTTGCCCTGCTGGCGAGCCTGAGTCTTTTACTGGTCTTGGGTCTTGGCTGGCTGGTGCAGTGGGGGCAGGGCAGCCAGGGGATAACTACCGAGGCTTCTATCACGCCGTTTCGCTGGCAGGCTGTCGATGGAGTGGCGAAGCGGTCCGATGCAGAGCCACATTACACCTACCTGTTTCTGGGACTGTTCAGCTGCAGTCAGGTCTGCCCTCTGCGCATTGGGCAGATGGTGGCGCTGGAGCGCTCGCTGGAGGCCGAGGAGCGTCTTCGCCAGCTGCCGGTACGCTTTCTGTTCGTGACCCTCGATCCCCGGGGGGATACCCCCTCCCTCAGGCATCAACTGATCGACTCCCGCTCCTCCCGTTTCCACAGTGCCCGCATGGAGGTCGCTGCGCTTTCCAGGTTACAGCACCAGCTTCGCGACCGCCCTTTGGGAGAAGCGGGCGAGCATGGAGGAGCCCTCTACCTGCTGGACCCCCAACACCGGCTAAGACGAATCTATAGTGCCCCACAGCTTGATCCGCAGCGGCTTCTCGACGAGCTGGCGACCGTTTCCCATTCCAACACCTGA
- a CDS encoding RluA family pseudouridine synthase: MSDRFRVQSGTELMRFLEAQLKGWSRSTIKQRLKSGCVTVNGQSVTRHNHPLNPGDSVNVEASPGQVSASRPRLEILYEDRDLIAINKPAGLLSVASPKDKEPHALGILRDQLSRRNKPVKLWPVHRIDRATSGVLLFATSREVREAVMKGWETSEKTYLAIVEGTPKPGGGTINQPLRLDPVLYQMHVGQHPDAKRAVTHFTTERSGTARTLLRVELETGRQHQIRAHLAWLGHAVVGDPRYGHEGARMGLHALRLGVKKPGTEKTLLIESPPPAEFMALLN; the protein is encoded by the coding sequence ATGTCAGACAGATTCAGGGTCCAGTCCGGGACCGAGCTGATGCGTTTCCTCGAGGCGCAGCTTAAGGGCTGGTCCCGCAGCACCATTAAACAGCGCCTTAAAAGTGGTTGCGTGACGGTCAACGGCCAGTCGGTGACCCGTCACAACCATCCCCTTAACCCGGGCGACAGCGTCAATGTGGAAGCCAGCCCCGGCCAGGTGTCCGCCAGCCGGCCGCGGCTGGAGATCCTTTACGAGGACCGGGACCTGATTGCGATCAACAAGCCCGCCGGCCTGCTGTCGGTGGCCTCCCCCAAGGATAAGGAACCCCATGCGCTGGGTATCCTGCGCGACCAGCTGTCGCGGCGCAACAAGCCGGTCAAGCTGTGGCCGGTGCACCGGATCGACCGGGCGACCTCCGGTGTGTTGCTGTTTGCCACCTCCCGCGAGGTGCGCGAGGCGGTGATGAAGGGATGGGAGACAAGCGAGAAAACCTACCTCGCGATCGTGGAGGGGACGCCCAAGCCGGGCGGCGGGACCATCAACCAGCCGCTGCGCCTTGATCCGGTGCTCTACCAGATGCACGTGGGCCAGCACCCAGACGCCAAACGGGCGGTCACCCACTTCACCACTGAGCGCAGTGGTACGGCTCGCACCCTGTTGCGGGTCGAGCTGGAGACCGGTCGCCAGCACCAGATTCGTGCCCATCTGGCCTGGCTTGGACACGCAGTGGTGGGGGATCCCCGCTATGGACACGAAGGGGCCCGCATGGGTCTGCATGCTCTGCGCCTGGGGGTGAAAAAGCCGGGTACGGAAAAGACTCTGTTGATCGAAAGCCCGCCGCCGGCGGAGTTTATGGCGCTGTTGAACTGA
- a CDS encoding helix-turn-helix domain-containing protein — translation MYLVRTGALQGFENLVTRLGGNPHALLAEQGLSSALLSQPDAYLPYGRVAELMECAAEACGFPWFGFELSRRQSFSVVGELVLRAAQEPCCARAIEVMLQYVHLHASGLTTEQRAVPHHPDRHLVSLRFEFSSPRGMTQLMQLSLGVLYRSLVDLCGGEAQDYQLWVTQDPVAQGDYGRQLEGYPEVFFSQSCDALLFPASWLEALPRRDEQLLSAHLQRQLDYMEATYPNDLQLQLRYAISNLLPSGECSLPRCAAALGLHPRVLQKRLQAQHLSYVEVLRETREQIALQHLQNSSISLTDLALNLGFAELAVFSRSFKRWQGVSPQAWRKRWRAKGGR, via the coding sequence ATGTATCTGGTGCGCACTGGTGCCCTTCAGGGGTTCGAAAACCTGGTCACCCGCCTGGGGGGCAACCCTCATGCGTTATTGGCTGAACAGGGGCTGAGCAGTGCACTGCTTAGCCAGCCCGATGCCTACCTGCCCTATGGGCGGGTGGCCGAGCTGATGGAGTGTGCCGCCGAGGCCTGTGGCTTTCCCTGGTTTGGTTTTGAGCTGTCGCGCCGGCAGAGCTTTTCGGTGGTGGGGGAGTTGGTGTTGCGGGCGGCCCAGGAGCCCTGCTGTGCTCGCGCCATCGAGGTGATGCTGCAGTACGTGCACCTGCACGCCAGCGGACTCACCACCGAGCAGCGCGCGGTTCCCCATCATCCGGATCGCCATTTGGTGAGTCTCAGGTTTGAGTTCAGCAGTCCGCGGGGGATGACGCAGCTAATGCAGCTGAGTCTGGGGGTGCTCTACCGCAGCCTGGTGGATCTCTGTGGAGGAGAAGCCCAGGACTACCAGCTCTGGGTCACCCAGGATCCCGTTGCCCAGGGGGACTATGGCCGCCAGCTCGAAGGGTACCCTGAAGTGTTCTTTTCCCAGTCCTGTGACGCCCTGCTGTTCCCGGCGAGCTGGCTGGAGGCACTGCCCCGGCGCGACGAGCAGTTGCTGAGCGCCCACCTCCAGCGTCAGCTGGACTACATGGAGGCGACCTACCCCAACGACCTGCAGCTGCAGTTGCGCTATGCGATCAGCAACCTGCTCCCCAGCGGCGAGTGCTCATTGCCCCGCTGTGCGGCGGCCCTGGGGTTGCACCCCCGGGTGCTGCAAAAGCGATTGCAGGCGCAGCACCTCAGTTACGTCGAGGTGTTGCGTGAAACCCGTGAGCAGATCGCCCTGCAGCACCTGCAAAACTCCTCCATCAGCCTCACCGACCTGGCCCTTAACCTGGGGTTTGCCGAGCTGGCGGTGTTCAGTCGTAGCTTCAAGCGCTGGCAGGGCGTCTCTCCCCAGGCCTGGCGCAAGCGCTGGCGGGCAAAAGGGGGGCGATAG